The window AATCAAAGAAGTAAATGACAGATACGTATATATACAAAATAATATGCATATAGAAAATCCTATGCATGAAAAAGAGACAGCATAATTTGTATGAATCCCATGCACACGTCCAATCTATAGGAGAAATGACACAACCATCCACTGTGTCATTCAATCTCCATCATGCATCTTGGTGACATGACCACATAGAGCTCTCTGATCAGATCTGTTCATACTTGTCTTTCTTCTCTTTCATGAGAAAGATTGCGTGCACGTAGCTGTTGTTCCAACAGTAAGACAGCTCTCAATTTTGGGAGCATCATGACCTTACAGAAAGCAGGTGGCTGCAAAATTTGAAGTGAAAGCACATGGAAATATAATGTACATAACGCGAAGTAGATGGATCAGCTCACTGAAGCATCACTCTCAGTATGTGAGAGCTGCGTCATTAATAGCTCATACCTTGTATGTCGCTGATAGGGCTACCATTAACGCAGCTGCCTACAGTGGCAGCACTAGAAGTTGGAACAGCAGCAGCAGCGGCAGCAGCTGCCGCTGCTGCATAAAGATGCTGTAAATATTGCATCTTCAACTTGTACTCTTGGTGATCATCATGATCTGGTTTCATGAGTAGCTGCATCGGCGTCTCAGGATCGTAAAGGCCGTCGGAGCTGATGATTCCGGTGTTCATATCTTGATACGCCGGCTCCGCGAGTGAGTTCATCTGCTTTGGGAGTAAGGTCGTCGGCGGCAGCCGGGGAGAGAAGTGCTGGAATCTAGTCGGGAGGGGTAGGGTTTTGTTGCCGGAGTCGGCGGACTGggctgaggaggaggaggaggaggaagaggagccgGTGGGGGATGGTTTCGGTGTGCGGCGGGCGGCTGCCGGGCTGAGGTGGTTGCGGTTTCCGTGCTTGTTCTTGGAGCGGGACTTGCGGTTCTGGAACCAGTAGAAGACGTTGGCGTCGCCGACGGGTCCGAACTCCTGGAGCTGAAGTCGGATCTTGCGGATCTCATCGCGGCTGGGGTTCACCATGCCGGAGTTGAAGATGGCATCCAGGATCCGGATTTGCTCCGGCTTCGGGTTCCACCTTGGCTTCGGATCGGGGCTCCTCTCCTCACAGCCTACGCATGTGCACCACAGAAAGCAAgcaatcatcatcatcatcatttgttaaagccctaaccctaactcCCTAACTCTCAAAAGAAAGATAGATGGTTATGATTACTGACCTAGATTTTTCTGGTGAATGATGTGATCATGCTGCCATTGGTTGATGCAGGGCTTGGACTTGAACATGCTCGTCCAGTGCTTGTTGGATGAGGCCATAGTGGTGGTGgtgatggtggtggtggtggtgcagTAGAAGAGGCAGAAGAGTAGTAAGTATATAATGAAAACAGTAGCGTCTCCTTATCTCCGTGTGACATATATGTACATGTTCAATTCCTTTCCTATAACAGCCACCACCTACTCTGCTCGATTTTTCACATCTAAATATGAATTAAAAGGAACAGTGGTGCCCTCTGCCAACTTCCGCAGTAGGTACTGCATATTAATTAATCAGATAATTCATTGTAAAGTGTATATACGAAAAGGCACTGTTCATATGACTTGTGGCACTGGAAATTACTGAAAGATGGAAGAGTTTAGGGAAGAGGACACGAATTACTAATGCAAGCAACCAATTGTACACAGtacaagaaagaaagagaaatggAAAAAGCATTTGGGGTTGAAAATTCCATTATTTTTCCTTTATGAAAGGGTTTCATTCGAGAGTGATCGTGGATACTGATTTAGATCGATATATAATTTGGCACGTCTTGTCATTTTCCACAAGAGGCGAGTACTTGTGCTGAGGTTTTGAAGGGTAGTTTGTTGGCTTGCAGGAGAAAGAGATAATGAATAGGAAGAGTTAAAGACAAAGTGTAGGATTATTCTAATGGAGGAGCTGGTTGTTGTGGAGGAATAAATGCattgagaaagagaaagagagagagagagagtgagagtTTTAAAGGAGAAATTAAGCACAAAAAGTGGAGTTGATTGGGAAATGAGTTGGGGTGGAGTAATTGCACGGGGTGAATTGGATTGTTTTGGGTCATACGGTGAGGTGAGTGAAAATTGGATTGACTCGAGGGGTCTTCACCCTTTTGCCTTCTTCTCTATGGCTATGATAAGGGCAATAAAAGCTTTCATTACTTTCAATGGCCTGACTTCATGGAGCTTGACAAGTACTACATTGGTTTTGGTTTTAGTCTTTCAATCTTGAATTGGATATGCATAAT is drawn from Zingiber officinale cultivar Zhangliang chromosome 1B, Zo_v1.1, whole genome shotgun sequence and contains these coding sequences:
- the LOC122023604 gene encoding WUSCHEL-related homeobox 9-like, translated to MASSNKHWTSMFKSKPCINQWQHDHIIHQKNLGCEERSPDPKPRWNPKPEQIRILDAIFNSGMVNPSRDEIRKIRLQLQEFGPVGDANVFYWFQNRKSRSKNKHGNRNHLSPAAARRTPKPSPTGSSSSSSSSSAQSADSGNKTLPLPTRFQHFSPRLPPTTLLPKQMNSLAEPAYQDMNTGIISSDGLYDPETPMQLLMKPDHDDHQEYKLKMQYLQHLYAAAAAAAAAAAVPTSSAATVGSCVNGSPISDIQELMGEIGDGIFDAGAAACARSTVITSEAAYEVAAGRINIRQLFGPEAILLDQSGQPVLTDEWGVTLYPLQHGASYYLV